A single Dreissena polymorpha isolate Duluth1 chromosome 14, UMN_Dpol_1.0, whole genome shotgun sequence DNA region contains:
- the LOC127858350 gene encoding acid-sensing ion channel 1A-like yields MDKEQRQDSDTTLLKVDVFYTRLMLKKVEQKKAYESENLISDIGGQLGLWLGLSAITFGELIDLCVSMGRAALDKCCDRKLHEEEKQGSESDIA; encoded by the exons ATGGACAAAGAACAACGACAGGACAG CGATACAACCCTGCTGAAAGTGGACGTTTTCTACACAAGGTTGATGCTTAAAAAAGTCGAACAGAAGAAAGCGTACGAA TCTGAAAACCTGATATCTGACATCGGAGGCCAGCTGGGTCTGTGGTTGGGCCTCTCTGCAATCACGTTCGGCGAGCTGATTGATCTGTGTGTGTCCATGGGGAGGGCAGCACTCGACAAGTGCTGCGACCGGAAGTTGCATGAGGAGGAAAAACAAGGCAGTGAGTCTGACATAGCCTAG